From a single Ignavibacteria bacterium genomic region:
- a CDS encoding TlpA family protein disulfide reductase — MKTIDEKGVKALIENRDGKPLFINFWATWCIPCVEEFPDIVKLAKKYTDVDFVGVSLDHPDEIKSKIEPFLKKMKAPFVNFVAKFKDDQVLIDMINKNWNGAIPATAIYNSKGKQVSFHPKKKTYSEFEKELKKVIK; from the coding sequence GTGAAAACAATTGATGAGAAAGGTGTAAAAGCTCTAATTGAGAACAGGGACGGTAAACCTCTCTTCATTAATTTTTGGGCGACCTGGTGTATACCGTGCGTAGAGGAGTTTCCTGATATCGTGAAACTGGCGAAGAAGTATACAGATGTTGATTTTGTAGGAGTGAGTCTGGATCACCCTGACGAGATCAAAAGCAAGATTGAACCCTTTTTAAAGAAGATGAAAGCCCCGTTTGTTAATTTTGTTGCGAAATTTAAGGATGATCAGGTACTAATTGACATGATCAACAAAAACTGGAACGGGGCAATTCCGGCTACTGCCATTTACAATAGTAAAGGGAAGCAGGTTTCCTTTCATCCAAAGAAGAAAACATATTCAGAGTTTGAAAAGGAACTTAAGAAAGTTATTAAATGA
- a CDS encoding thioredoxin family protein: MRKLIILLFAGLLFASCTKREAVANEQDNTKTLDTIVNNFSLPDLDGKSHSLTDYKSSKAIVLMFISTECPVSNAYNSRMASIAKTYKDKGVTFLGINSNKAEDVSAIKTHAKSNGLDFTILKDAGNKVADQLSASFTPEVYVLDGNLKLLYHGRIDDKRREEEVTTKDLSKALDEILAGKPVSVSRTKAFGCTIKRVN, translated from the coding sequence ATGCGAAAGCTTATAATATTGTTATTCGCCGGTTTGTTGTTCGCCTCCTGTACAAAACGGGAAGCTGTAGCCAACGAACAGGATAACACCAAAACTCTTGATACAATTGTCAATAATTTTTCTTTACCTGATCTTGACGGTAAATCGCACTCTCTGACTGATTATAAATCTTCAAAGGCGATTGTATTGATGTTCATCTCCACCGAATGTCCTGTTTCCAATGCCTACAATTCCAGAATGGCATCAATTGCTAAAACTTACAAAGATAAAGGTGTTACTTTTCTGGGCATTAATTCCAACAAGGCTGAAGATGTTTCCGCGATTAAGACTCACGCTAAATCCAACGGTCTCGATTTTACCATATTGAAAGATGCAGGAAACAAGGTAGCTGATCAGTTGTCGGCTTCATTTACACCCGAGGTATATGTATTGGACGGTAACCTTAAATTACTTTATCACGGAAGAATTGACGATAAAAGGAGAGAAGAGGAAGTTACCACTAAAGATTTAAGCAAGGCTCTCGATGAAATACTTGCTGGCAAGCCGGTCTCTGTTTCAAGGACAAAAGCTTTCGGATGTACCATTAAAAGGGTTAATTAA
- a CDS encoding geranylgeranylglyceryl/heptaprenylglyceryl phosphate synthase — MTIQSSIQTKLSNQRALYFILLDPDRFHGADLEEFANRCAAAGVDGFLVGGSLMVSGDFDLAIKTLKKLTHLPVIIFPGGLSQISRFADAILFLSIISGRNPEHLIGKHVIAAPVIKKYGLEAISTGYMLIESGRRTTAEYMSGSMPIPRHKPEIAVATALAAEYLGMKMIYLEGGSGADNPVPFEMVHAVSQNISIPVIAGGGIKTPETAGKMVDSGAKIIVTGNYFEEKNNWGMLLEFADAVKGRV, encoded by the coding sequence ATGACCATCCAATCTTCGATACAAACAAAATTATCCAATCAGAGAGCATTGTACTTTATTCTTTTGGATCCCGATCGTTTTCACGGGGCGGATCTGGAAGAGTTTGCCAACAGATGTGCCGCTGCCGGAGTAGATGGCTTCCTTGTCGGTGGAAGTTTAATGGTCTCCGGAGATTTTGATCTTGCAATAAAGACACTAAAGAAACTTACACACCTTCCTGTGATTATATTTCCGGGCGGTTTGAGTCAGATATCCCGATTTGCAGATGCAATCCTTTTCCTCTCCATCATCAGTGGGAGAAACCCGGAACACCTGATCGGGAAACATGTTATTGCCGCACCTGTGATTAAAAAATATGGACTTGAGGCGATTTCTACAGGTTACATGTTGATCGAGTCAGGCCGGAGAACGACGGCTGAGTATATGAGTGGCAGCATGCCAATACCGCGACACAAACCGGAGATTGCCGTTGCGACAGCCCTCGCTGCAGAATATCTTGGTATGAAAATGATTTATCTCGAAGGAGGATCCGGCGCTGATAATCCCGTTCCATTTGAAATGGTGCATGCCGTGTCGCAAAACATATCAATTCCCGTAATTGCCGGTGGTGGAATCAAAACTCCCGAAACAGCAGGGAAAATGGTGGATTCGGGTGCAAAAATTATTGTGACGGGTAATTACTTTGAAGAGAAAAATAATTGGGGTATGCTCCTCGAGTTTGCAGATGCTGTGAAGGGGAGAGTATAA
- a CDS encoding RluA family pseudouridine synthase, translated as MSKIITEKIFRYDIPDGKKKERVDTFLANSVENATRTRIQKLIEAGLVTANGKIIKSNYKVNPGDEIILTLPIAPRPEVAEPEDIPINVVFEDQYLLIINKPPGLVVHPSIGHYTGTLVNALLFHNQKLSDINDPATRPGIVHRIDKDTSGLLLIAKDNVTHHRLAAQFSAHSIEREYQAVAWGIFKEKKGEVQSYIARSKRDRKLFTMTENEGKFAHTFYEVIEEFDFATLLSLKLKTGRTHQIRVHLSGTGHPIFGDEFYGGRVIRYGDQLPGIRARVDNLLDLMPRQALHAKTLGFIHPHTKEFMRFDSELPNDIKQLIEKLRIRY; from the coding sequence ATGTCGAAGATAATAACCGAAAAGATCTTTAGATATGACATTCCTGACGGGAAAAAGAAGGAAAGGGTAGATACTTTTCTCGCCAATTCTGTTGAGAACGCAACCCGCACCAGAATCCAAAAACTTATTGAAGCAGGCCTCGTAACCGCGAACGGGAAGATAATAAAATCCAATTACAAGGTGAATCCGGGGGATGAAATTATTCTTACCCTTCCAATTGCCCCCCGACCCGAAGTTGCTGAACCTGAAGATATCCCCATAAATGTAGTTTTTGAAGACCAGTATCTGCTGATAATAAACAAGCCTCCGGGACTTGTTGTTCATCCATCAATCGGACATTACACAGGGACTCTGGTAAACGCGCTCCTTTTCCACAATCAGAAACTAAGTGATATTAACGATCCGGCAACAAGACCGGGAATCGTTCACAGAATTGACAAAGACACGAGCGGTCTGCTCCTTATCGCAAAAGATAATGTAACCCATCACAGGCTCGCAGCACAGTTTTCCGCGCATTCCATCGAAAGGGAATATCAGGCGGTCGCATGGGGAATTTTCAAGGAGAAAAAAGGGGAAGTGCAGTCATATATTGCCCGAAGCAAAAGGGACAGAAAACTTTTCACGATGACTGAAAACGAAGGAAAGTTTGCCCACACTTTTTATGAAGTGATTGAGGAGTTCGACTTCGCCACACTTTTAAGTTTGAAATTAAAAACAGGAAGAACCCACCAGATCAGGGTTCATCTCAGCGGAACGGGACATCCTATATTCGGTGATGAGTTTTATGGCGGAAGAGTAATAAGATACGGCGATCAGCTTCCCGGAATAAGGGCAAGAGTCGATAACCTCCTCGATCTGATGCCAAGGCAGGCACTTCACGCTAAAACTCTCGGGTTCATTCATCCCCACACCAAAGAATTTATGCGTTTCGATTCGGAATTGCCGAATGACATCAAACAGCTTATCGAAAAACTGAGGATCAGGTATTAG
- a CDS encoding cysteine--tRNA ligase, with protein sequence MLKIYNTLTRKKEEFIPLNPPHVTVYSCGPTVYDYFHIGNARSFVMSDIVRRYLIYSGYKVKFAMNLTDIDDKIINKANALGIDSTEVAKKFSDAFFEDIDKLGLLRADVNPRATEHIPEIIAMIEALIKNGKAYEVNGDVFYEISQFPGYGKLSGKNIDDLESGSRVEVNEIKRSPLDFALWKSAKPGEPWWESPWGKGRPGWHIECSAMSCKHLGETFDIHAGGSDLIFPHHENEIAQSEGATGKPFARFWMHYGFLNIDNEKMSKSLGNVFNLRDMVKKYKPETLRFFYAQTHYASPLNFTAEALESADRGLEKLNNLFENLKQGLASGPASSATQYDFSKSYEAFKDAMDDDFNSPKAIAVVYDFIKEVNTIIASGQGLTREFYEGALEFLKKTAEGVLGILRTEKVEAADAGLEHELIELLIRLRIDAKKEKNYPLSDKIRNELNALGITLQDTKEGSTYKKNR encoded by the coding sequence ATGTTAAAAATTTACAATACGCTTACTCGAAAAAAAGAAGAATTTATTCCTTTGAATCCTCCGCATGTTACGGTTTATTCCTGCGGACCAACGGTATATGACTATTTTCATATAGGAAATGCCCGCTCGTTTGTGATGTCGGATATTGTCAGGAGATACCTGATCTATTCAGGGTACAAGGTGAAATTTGCTATGAACCTGACGGATATTGATGACAAGATCATAAACAAGGCGAATGCTCTCGGAATTGATTCCACGGAAGTGGCGAAAAAGTTTTCGGATGCTTTTTTCGAAGATATAGACAAGCTCGGGTTATTGCGTGCGGATGTTAATCCAAGAGCAACGGAGCACATACCTGAAATCATAGCCATGATTGAGGCTTTGATAAAAAACGGAAAAGCATATGAAGTAAACGGCGATGTTTTTTACGAAATCAGTCAGTTTCCCGGTTACGGAAAACTTTCGGGAAAGAATATCGATGATCTTGAGTCGGGTTCCCGTGTGGAAGTCAATGAGATTAAGAGAAGTCCGCTTGATTTTGCACTTTGGAAATCGGCGAAACCGGGAGAACCGTGGTGGGAAAGTCCATGGGGTAAAGGGAGACCCGGCTGGCACATCGAATGCTCGGCGATGTCGTGCAAACATCTCGGTGAAACCTTTGATATTCATGCCGGCGGAAGTGATTTGATCTTTCCTCACCATGAAAATGAGATTGCCCAAAGTGAGGGAGCCACAGGAAAGCCTTTCGCACGGTTCTGGATGCACTATGGTTTTCTGAATATTGACAATGAAAAGATGTCGAAATCGCTCGGTAATGTTTTTAATCTTAGAGATATGGTTAAAAAATACAAACCTGAGACACTTCGCTTTTTTTATGCTCAGACTCATTATGCGTCGCCCCTTAACTTTACTGCCGAAGCCTTGGAAAGTGCTGACAGAGGACTTGAAAAACTCAATAATCTGTTTGAGAACCTTAAACAAGGACTTGCATCGGGACCCGCTTCGAGTGCGACCCAATACGATTTCAGCAAAAGTTATGAGGCTTTTAAAGATGCAATGGATGACGATTTCAACTCGCCCAAGGCAATTGCGGTTGTTTATGACTTTATAAAGGAAGTAAATACAATAATTGCATCGGGACAGGGTTTAACCCGCGAGTTTTATGAGGGCGCTCTTGAATTCCTGAAAAAGACTGCCGAGGGTGTCCTTGGAATTCTTCGCACGGAGAAAGTTGAAGCTGCTGATGCAGGTTTGGAACACGAACTGATTGAACTGCTGATCAGACTCCGTATTGATGCAAAAAAAGAAAAGAATTATCCCCTTTCAGACAAGATCAGAAATGAGCTGAATGCGTTGGGAATAACTCTTCAGGATACCAAAGAGGGTTCAACCTATAAAAAGAACAGATGA
- a CDS encoding M48 family metallopeptidase, producing the protein MKPHADLLEIEIAGHKIRCSVRRSKRAKSVAIRINQYGLFELVIPERGSFEEARKFLDSKKKFLEKHLHLLVKKEESPYKLFGEEIRVNHYYNLFLRKHIVNFNRDTSELTIESPQGAGETTSELYKGFLSGTAAKYLIPRAEHLAAKHGFKPNLIRVKKMRGKWGFCTMKKEIFLSPMLMALEPELIDYVIIHELCHLKEMNHSARFHAELRKILPNYLELRKRIHSLKFEG; encoded by the coding sequence ATGAAACCACACGCCGATTTGCTCGAAATTGAGATCGCGGGGCACAAAATCCGTTGCTCTGTAAGAAGGAGCAAAAGGGCGAAGAGTGTTGCGATAAGGATTAATCAGTATGGTCTCTTTGAGCTGGTTATTCCCGAGAGGGGTTCATTTGAAGAGGCAAGAAAGTTTCTCGATTCAAAGAAGAAATTTCTCGAAAAACACCTCCACCTCCTCGTTAAAAAAGAGGAATCGCCTTACAAACTTTTTGGGGAAGAGATTAGAGTAAACCACTACTACAATCTTTTCCTCAGGAAGCATATCGTAAATTTCAATCGCGACACTTCGGAACTCACCATTGAGAGCCCGCAGGGTGCCGGGGAGACCACTTCAGAGCTCTACAAGGGATTCCTAAGCGGAACGGCCGCCAAATATCTCATACCCCGTGCAGAGCATCTTGCAGCGAAACATGGCTTTAAGCCAAATCTCATCAGAGTGAAAAAAATGCGGGGGAAGTGGGGCTTCTGCACGATGAAAAAGGAAATTTTCCTCTCTCCCATGCTAATGGCGCTCGAACCCGAACTCATTGACTATGTAATCATCCACGAACTCTGCCACCTCAAGGAAATGAACCACTCCGCCAGATTCCACGCCGAACTCAGAAAAATCCTCCCCAACTATCTGGAACTTAGAAAAAGAATACACTCTTTGAAGTTTGAGGGTTGA
- a CDS encoding signal peptidase II, translating to MRCLTVSIVSQSRSNKKRRRNRIKNFISDKFARKLIYFAFILVVIDQITKLAVKGFSIPFLGIEYDGMYLGQTMPVLGNFFRLTFVENKGIAFGIELNPIVKVLVSLVSFFAGGFIIYYINKIASENKGAAVGLALILGGAIGNMIDRVFYGVLYGYAPLFYGHVVDFFHVVFDVKIFGYYIDSFPIFNIADVAVSLGVAVLFIFYGKEHKEKATEPEAGDTSEEAGSTSEETGNTSEESEEKPVTTARQISISEETVEVKAEKPADVEDNNRKDL from the coding sequence TTGCGGTGCCTCACAGTCAGCATTGTCTCCCAATCAAGATCAAACAAGAAAAGAAGAAGAAACCGTATTAAGAATTTTATCAGCGACAAGTTCGCACGAAAGTTAATTTATTTTGCATTTATACTCGTTGTAATCGACCAGATAACCAAACTGGCGGTGAAGGGGTTTTCCATACCTTTTCTCGGAATCGAATATGACGGGATGTATCTTGGGCAGACCATGCCAGTGCTTGGAAATTTTTTCCGTTTAACTTTCGTGGAAAACAAAGGGATCGCTTTTGGAATAGAACTTAACCCCATTGTTAAAGTGCTGGTTTCGCTCGTTTCGTTTTTTGCGGGCGGATTCATCATTTATTACATCAACAAGATAGCATCCGAAAACAAGGGTGCTGCTGTTGGTCTTGCCCTGATATTGGGTGGAGCCATCGGCAACATGATCGACAGGGTGTTTTATGGTGTGCTTTACGGCTATGCTCCTCTTTTCTACGGGCATGTAGTTGATTTCTTCCATGTAGTGTTCGATGTAAAGATTTTTGGTTACTACATAGACAGTTTCCCTATCTTTAATATAGCAGATGTGGCAGTTTCTCTCGGTGTGGCCGTTCTTTTTATCTTCTACGGAAAAGAGCATAAAGAAAAGGCAACAGAACCTGAAGCCGGCGACACTTCCGAAGAGGCAGGAAGCACCTCCGAAGAGACAGGAAACACTTCTGAAGAGTCGGAAGAAAAACCGGTAACGACTGCCAGACAGATCAGTATTTCAGAAGAAACGGTTGAAGTAAAGGCTGAGAAACCTGCAGATGTCGAAGATAATAACCGAAAAGATCTTTAG
- a CDS encoding isoleucine--tRNA ligase — protein sequence MYKPYPENFKYPEIESEVLEFWKDRKIFEKSVETRPADKSFTFYEGPPTANGKPGIHHVMARTLKDLICRYKTLQGYQVHRKAGWDTHGLPVEIEVEKQLGIKSKSDIPAFGVEKYNDACRHSVFTYKDLWEKMTDRMGYWIDLESAYVTCTNEYIESVWWSLKTLFDKGLIFKDYKIVPQDPKAETVLSSHELALGYRMTKDPSVYVLFKAKDQDFHFLVWTTTPWTLISNVALALGPEVEYVKVLHKEKKIVLAKERLSVLGEDYEILESYLGKDLAGTDYEQLMDYVTPDKKAFYTINAGFVSTEDGSGIVHIAPAFGQDDYEISKVYGLPMLQPVTRGGRFTAEVTDFADQFVKDADNGIIQKLRAEGKLYKKETIEHSYPFSWRFDDVPIIYYARESWFIKTTSVADRMVELNKTINWAPPEIGSGRFGNWLEDNKDWALSRDRYWATPLPIWVTDDGKDMFAVGSIEELKQGIYEYEGKRTPVSELDSVDLHKPFVDRIVFEKDGKVFRRTPELIDVWYDSGAMPFAQYHYPFENKEWFEANFPADFISEGIDQTRGWFYTLHAISTMLFDSPAYKNILVNDLILDKEGKKMSKSRGNSVDPFMLFDKYGADATRWYLVANNPPWKPTLFNEEDLGDIQRKFFGTLANTYSFFSLYANIDKFANDRPLVDYTKRPEIDRWIISKLNTLVKEYETSMDAYDVTRAARAVMSYTIDELSNWYVRRSRRRFWKSELTDAKLSAYQTLHECLMTVSKLIAPFAPFMAEDLYQRLTAAEQGQPESVHLCYFPQVTYIDTDLEAKMEAVQKVVYITRSMRAKHNLKVRQPLKKIMVAVSGDLKEPLETMKDVVLEEVNIKELVILTDDSGIVKKTAKPNFKTLGPKHGKGVQPVAAAIREFGNNEISILSKGENVYISVAGGEIEVAPSDVEIISTEIEGWLVESEGSFTVALDTEITSELKEEGIAREFVNRVQNMRKDAGFEVTDKIRINYSGDMELKTAVGNFQSYIQGETLAEELTTGELNSGYKQEWKIGELTCLIEINKS from the coding sequence ATGTATAAGCCATATCCTGAGAATTTTAAGTATCCTGAAATAGAGAGTGAAGTTCTTGAATTCTGGAAAGACCGGAAGATTTTTGAGAAGTCAGTTGAAACGAGACCTGCGGATAAAAGTTTTACTTTTTACGAAGGTCCTCCAACAGCAAACGGCAAGCCGGGCATTCACCATGTAATGGCGAGAACGCTGAAGGATTTGATTTGCCGCTACAAAACTCTTCAGGGATATCAGGTGCACAGGAAAGCCGGCTGGGATACACATGGTTTGCCCGTTGAGATTGAGGTGGAGAAACAGCTTGGGATAAAGAGCAAATCGGATATTCCTGCATTCGGTGTCGAAAAATACAATGATGCCTGCCGTCACTCTGTCTTTACATATAAAGATTTGTGGGAAAAGATGACCGACAGGATGGGCTATTGGATCGACCTGGAGTCGGCTTATGTAACCTGTACAAATGAATACATCGAATCGGTATGGTGGTCGCTTAAAACACTTTTCGACAAGGGACTTATCTTTAAAGATTACAAGATAGTTCCACAGGATCCAAAAGCAGAGACTGTGCTTTCGAGCCACGAACTTGCACTTGGTTACAGGATGACTAAAGATCCATCGGTTTATGTTCTTTTCAAAGCGAAAGATCAGGATTTCCATTTTCTCGTTTGGACAACAACTCCATGGACACTCATTTCAAATGTTGCGCTTGCGCTTGGTCCCGAAGTTGAATATGTTAAAGTATTGCACAAAGAGAAAAAAATCGTTCTTGCAAAAGAGAGACTTTCTGTTCTTGGTGAAGATTATGAAATACTTGAAAGTTACCTGGGCAAGGATTTGGCAGGTACTGATTACGAACAGTTGATGGATTATGTAACCCCTGACAAAAAAGCCTTTTACACCATTAATGCCGGATTTGTAAGTACGGAAGACGGTTCCGGTATTGTGCATATCGCTCCTGCATTCGGTCAGGATGACTATGAAATTTCAAAAGTTTACGGACTTCCGATGCTCCAACCTGTTACCCGTGGAGGAAGATTCACCGCAGAGGTAACAGACTTTGCAGATCAGTTTGTTAAGGATGCCGACAACGGAATTATACAAAAATTGAGAGCCGAAGGAAAACTCTATAAAAAAGAGACCATCGAGCACTCGTATCCCTTTAGCTGGCGTTTCGACGATGTGCCCATTATATATTACGCAAGAGAATCGTGGTTTATAAAAACCACATCTGTTGCTGACCGTATGGTGGAACTAAACAAAACCATCAACTGGGCACCACCAGAGATAGGTTCCGGAAGATTTGGCAACTGGCTCGAGGATAACAAGGACTGGGCTCTCTCGAGAGACAGATACTGGGCGACTCCACTTCCGATCTGGGTGACTGATGACGGAAAGGATATGTTCGCAGTTGGCAGCATTGAAGAGCTGAAACAGGGTATTTACGAGTATGAGGGAAAACGGACACCGGTTTCAGAACTTGATTCTGTCGATCTTCACAAACCTTTTGTGGACAGAATAGTTTTTGAAAAGGACGGAAAAGTTTTCAGAAGAACACCCGAACTGATAGATGTATGGTACGATTCAGGTGCGATGCCATTTGCACAGTATCACTATCCGTTTGAAAACAAGGAGTGGTTCGAAGCAAATTTCCCCGCTGACTTCATTTCCGAGGGAATTGATCAGACAAGAGGCTGGTTTTATACACTGCACGCTATTTCGACAATGCTTTTCGATTCACCTGCTTACAAAAACATTCTGGTGAACGATCTGATCCTCGACAAAGAGGGGAAGAAGATGTCGAAGAGCCGCGGCAATTCAGTTGATCCGTTCATGCTGTTTGATAAATATGGAGCTGATGCAACCCGCTGGTATCTCGTGGCAAACAATCCGCCATGGAAACCGACTCTTTTTAATGAAGAAGACCTTGGCGACATACAGAGAAAGTTTTTTGGTACACTTGCCAATACATATTCTTTCTTTTCACTGTATGCCAATATCGACAAGTTTGCGAATGACAGGCCGCTCGTTGATTACACAAAGAGACCCGAGATCGACCGCTGGATCATATCCAAGTTGAATACGCTCGTAAAAGAGTATGAAACCTCGATGGATGCCTATGATGTAACCAGAGCTGCAAGGGCTGTGATGAGTTATACAATAGATGAACTTTCTAATTGGTATGTTAGAAGAAGCAGAAGAAGATTCTGGAAATCGGAGCTTACTGACGCCAAACTTTCAGCTTATCAGACACTACACGAGTGTTTAATGACAGTTTCAAAGTTGATCGCACCTTTTGCCCCCTTTATGGCAGAAGATTTGTATCAGAGGTTGACTGCTGCAGAGCAAGGGCAACCCGAATCGGTACATCTTTGTTACTTCCCGCAGGTGACTTATATAGATACTGACCTTGAAGCCAAGATGGAAGCCGTTCAGAAAGTGGTTTACATCACGCGTTCCATGAGGGCAAAACACAATCTTAAAGTAAGACAACCGTTAAAGAAAATTATGGTTGCAGTCTCGGGTGATTTGAAGGAACCATTGGAGACAATGAAAGATGTGGTGCTTGAGGAAGTTAACATCAAAGAACTTGTAATTCTGACCGATGATTCGGGAATTGTGAAAAAAACAGCAAAACCGAACTTCAAAACACTCGGACCTAAGCACGGCAAGGGTGTACAACCCGTAGCTGCAGCGATAAGGGAATTTGGCAATAACGAGATATCCATCCTTTCCAAAGGAGAGAATGTGTATATTTCGGTTGCCGGTGGCGAAATTGAAGTGGCACCGTCTGATGTAGAAATTATAAGTACAGAGATTGAAGGCTGGCTCGTGGAGTCCGAAGGTTCATTCACCGTTGCTCTCGACACAGAGATAACAAGTGAACTGAAGGAAGAGGGTATCGCGAGAGAGTTTGTGAACCGTGTGCAAAACATGAGAAAAGATGCCGGATTTGAGGTTACTGATAAAATCAGAATTAATTATTCCGGTGATATGGAACTAAAGACCGCTGTTGGCAATTTTCAGTCATATATACAGGGTGAAACATTAGCCGAGGAATTGACCACAGGTGAGCTCAACTCAGGTTATAAACAGGAATGGAAAATCGGCGAGCTTACTTGCTTAATCGAAATTAACAAATCATAA